A genome region from Mugil cephalus isolate CIBA_MC_2020 chromosome 13, CIBA_Mcephalus_1.1, whole genome shotgun sequence includes the following:
- the sfrp5 gene encoding secreted frizzled-related protein 5 → MAHGQKSPRWALTQGSFSLALGLSLFTLLLLLLTVSAADEYDYYSWQSDNFHNGRFYTKQPQCVDIPADLRLCHNVGYKKMRLPNLLDHETMPEVKQQAGSWVPLLAKRCHADTQVFLCSLFAPVCLDRPIYPCRSLCEAVRDSCAPVMETYGFPWPEMLTCDKFPIDNDLCIPMQFTGNHATQPPVSKVCPPCDNELKADNIMEHYCASDFVLKMKIKEVKKEKGDRKLIAAQKKKKVLKQGVLRKKDMKKLTLYIKNGANCPCAQLDSLSSNFLIMGRKVDQQLLLMSIHKWDKKSKELKFAIKYMKSHQCPTYHTVFQ, encoded by the exons ATGGCACACGGACAAAAGAGCCCCAGGTGGGCATTAACCCAGGGCTCCTTCAGCTTGGCACTGGGCCTGTCgctcttcaccctcctcctcctcctcctcaccgtcTCGGCCGCAGACGAGTACGACTACTACAGCTGGCAGTCGGACAACTTCCACAATGGCCGCTTCTACACCAAGCAGCCCCAGTGTGTGGACATACCGGCGGACCTGCGCCTCTGCCACAACGTGGGCTACAAGAAGATGAGGCTGCCCAACCTCCTGGACCACGAGACCATGCCAGAAGTGAAGCAGCAGGCAGGCAGCTGGGTGCCCCTCCTGGCCAAGAGATGCCACGCGGACACGCAGGTGTTCCTGTGCTCGCTGTTCGCGCCCGTGTGCCTGGACAGGCCCATCTACCCCTGCCGCTCGTTGTGCGAGGCGGTGCGAGACAGCTGCGCGCCAGTGATGGAGACCTACGGCTTCCCCTGGCCAGAGATGCTGACCTGCGACAAGTTCCCCATCGACAACGACCTCTGCATCCCCATGCAGTTCACGGGGAACCATGCCACCCAGCCACCAG TGTCGAAGGTGTGCCCGCCGTGTGACAATGAGCTGAAAGCGGACAACATCATGGAGCATTACTGTGCCAGCGACTTTG TCCTAAAGATGAAAATCAAGGAGGTGAAAAAGGAGAAGGGCGACCGGAAGCTGATCGCggcgcagaagaagaagaaggtcttGAAGCAGGGGGTGCTGAGGAAGAAGGACATGAAGAAGCTGACCCTGTACATCAAGAACGGAGCCAACTGCCCGTGCGCCCAGCTGGACAGCCTGAGCTCCAACTTCCTCATCATGGGCCGCAAAGTGgaccagcagctgctgctcatGTCCATTCACAAGTGGGACAAGAAGAGCAAGGAGCTCAAGTTTGCCATCAAGTACATGAAATCCCATCAGTGTCCCACCTACCACACTGTGTTCCAGTGA